The following are encoded together in the Mammaliicoccus vitulinus genome:
- a CDS encoding F0F1 ATP synthase subunit epsilon, whose product MNTFTLDVVTPNGSVYSAKEVELVVLHTETGEMGVMAGHIPTVAALKTGYVKVNKASGTEYLAVSEGFVEVRTNKVTVLVQSAETAEEIDKERAINSKERAEERLNSNQDEVDFRRAERALHRAVNRIEVAKFR is encoded by the coding sequence ATGAATACATTTACCTTAGATGTTGTCACTCCTAATGGATCTGTTTACTCAGCAAAAGAAGTAGAACTTGTTGTTTTACATACTGAAACTGGTGAAATGGGTGTAATGGCTGGACATATTCCAACTGTTGCAGCTTTAAAAACTGGATACGTTAAAGTAAACAAAGCAAGTGGTACAGAGTATTTAGCTGTTTCCGAAGGATTTGTTGAAGTAAGAACCAATAAAGTTACAGTTCTAGTTCAATCGGCAGAAACTGCTGAAGAAATAGATAAAGAGCGTGCGATTAATTCTAAAGAACGTGCTGAAGAGCGATTGAATAGCAATCAAGACGAAGTAGACTTTAGACGTGCTGAACGTGCACTTCATCGTGCAGTTAATCGAATTGAAGTGGCTAAATTTAGATAA
- a CDS encoding DUF1146 family protein, with product MEYYGQLGIIGLVLHVICVCLAFWALQGVRLEYIFKKNHVAQAQTFIIILSIILGTAVSRFILDILQYSLQLKLLF from the coding sequence ATGGAATATTATGGACAATTAGGCATCATTGGACTTGTTTTACATGTCATTTGTGTTTGTTTGGCATTTTGGGCTTTACAAGGTGTTCGATTAGAATATATATTCAAAAAAAATCATGTTGCACAGGCACAGACATTTATAATTATTTTATCTATTATATTAGGCACAGCTGTAAGTCGTTTTATTTTAGATATACTCCAATATTCGCTACAATTAAAACTACTATTCTAA
- the murA gene encoding UDP-N-acetylglucosamine 1-carboxyvinyltransferase: protein MDKIVVKGGASLNGTVVVEGAKNAVLPILTATLLPSTGQSVLTNVPKLSDVDTINTVLTHLNADVEYEADKNTVKVDASNQLKIEAPYEYVSKMRASILVMGPLLAREGHARVALPGGCAIGSRPIEQHLKGFEALGAEIELHNGFIEAKTPNGLKGTKIYLDFPSVGATQNIMMAAVLAEGKTEIQNVAREPEIVDLANYLNEMGAKVHGAGTDTIRITGVQQLYGAEHSIIPDRIEAGTFMIASAITRGNVNVIGAIREHMTSLVSKLEEAGVQITDIEDGLNIQVPGEIKAIDIKTMPHPGFPTDMQSQIMALLLTANGTSKVTETVFENRFMHVEEFKRMNADIFINGRSAMVTGNNKLQGADVKATDLRAGASLILAGLVSDGYTNVTELKHLDRGYVDFHGKLKALGADVERINDNGKLNDKARV, encoded by the coding sequence ATGGATAAAATCGTCGTAAAAGGCGGAGCAAGTCTTAATGGCACAGTAGTAGTCGAAGGGGCAAAAAACGCAGTACTACCTATATTAACAGCTACACTTTTACCAAGCACAGGTCAAAGTGTATTAACTAATGTACCTAAACTAAGTGATGTAGATACTATAAATACAGTACTAACACATTTAAATGCTGATGTTGAGTATGAAGCAGATAAAAATACAGTTAAAGTTGATGCATCAAATCAATTGAAAATTGAAGCGCCTTATGAATATGTTAGTAAAATGAGAGCGAGCATATTAGTAATGGGACCATTATTAGCAAGAGAAGGTCACGCTAGAGTTGCATTACCAGGTGGTTGTGCAATTGGATCTAGACCAATCGAGCAACATTTAAAAGGTTTTGAAGCATTAGGTGCAGAAATTGAACTTCATAATGGATTTATTGAAGCAAAAACACCTAATGGACTAAAAGGTACGAAAATTTATTTAGACTTTCCTAGTGTAGGTGCTACTCAAAATATTATGATGGCAGCTGTATTAGCAGAAGGTAAAACAGAAATTCAAAACGTTGCTAGAGAGCCTGAAATTGTTGACTTAGCAAACTATTTAAATGAAATGGGTGCTAAAGTACATGGTGCTGGCACTGATACGATAAGAATTACTGGTGTACAACAATTATATGGAGCAGAACATTCAATTATTCCAGATAGAATCGAAGCTGGAACATTTATGATTGCTAGTGCAATTACAAGAGGAAATGTCAATGTTATTGGTGCAATTAGAGAACATATGACAAGCTTAGTTTCTAAATTAGAAGAAGCTGGCGTTCAAATCACAGATATTGAAGACGGTTTGAACATCCAAGTACCAGGAGAAATAAAAGCAATAGATATTAAAACGATGCCTCATCCAGGTTTCCCAACAGATATGCAGTCACAAATTATGGCCTTATTATTAACAGCCAATGGAACAAGTAAAGTGACTGAAACAGTATTTGAAAACAGATTTATGCATGTAGAAGAATTCAAACGTATGAATGCTGATATCTTCATTAATGGAAGAAGTGCAATGGTTACTGGAAACAACAAATTACAAGGTGCTGATGTTAAAGCTACGGATTTAAGAGCAGGTGCATCTTTAATTCTTGCTGGATTAGTATCTGATGGATATACAAATGTTACAGAACTTAAACATTTAGATAGAGGTTATGTCGATTTTCATGGTAAACTTAAAGCATTAGGTGCGGACGTAGAACGTATTAATGATAATGGGAAGTTAAACGATAAAGCGAGGGTTTAG
- a CDS encoding DNA-directed RNA polymerase subunit beta: protein MTETQSSRSDNKQKKSPYKNFKEKIQKNRVETIQGVDVEHRVIPLWIKLLILLVLMILLFIVGTMIGYGILHNPFGVFNPETWQHIFDLTGRSS from the coding sequence ATGACTGAAACACAATCATCAAGGTCTGACAATAAACAAAAAAAGTCACCATATAAAAATTTTAAAGAAAAAATTCAAAAGAATAGAGTAGAAACAATTCAAGGAGTAGATGTTGAGCATCGAGTTATTCCATTATGGATTAAATTACTTATATTATTAGTATTAATGATTTTGTTATTTATTGTTGGGACTATGATTGGATACGGTATACTTCATAATCCTTTTGGGGTATTTAATCCTGAAACTTGGCAACACATCTTTGATTTAACTGGAAGGAGCTCATAA
- the fabZ gene encoding 3-hydroxyacyl-ACP dehydratase FabZ yields the protein METIYDFNEIKKIIPHRYPFLLLDRIVELEDGKRCVGIKQVAGNEPFFQGHFPDYAVMPGVLIVEALAQTGAVAMLRLEENEGKLAMFAGIDKCRFKKQVTPGDTLRLEVEINKIKGPIGKGTAKATVDGEIACSCEISFALVDQ from the coding sequence ATGGAGACAATTTATGATTTTAATGAAATTAAAAAAATAATTCCACACCGTTACCCATTTCTATTGTTAGACAGAATAGTAGAATTAGAAGATGGTAAGCGCTGTGTAGGTATTAAGCAAGTAGCTGGTAATGAACCATTTTTCCAAGGACATTTTCCAGATTATGCTGTTATGCCTGGTGTTCTTATAGTAGAAGCTTTAGCTCAAACTGGAGCAGTAGCGATGTTACGTTTAGAAGAAAACGAAGGTAAACTAGCTATGTTTGCAGGAATTGATAAATGTCGTTTCAAAAAACAAGTAACACCTGGTGATACTTTAAGATTAGAAGTAGAAATTAATAAAATTAAAGGCCCAATAGGCAAAGGTACTGCTAAAGCAACTGTCGATGGAGAAATTGCATGTAGTTGTGAAATTAGCTTTGCTCTTGTAGATCAATAA
- a CDS encoding YwpF-like family protein — translation MKTFKAVRFQIVNDEQITEFELLDGIIINKENSGTGWLLEILISDIHYEQMKEYHDSQTLLDTRVVITRPSNDPALFDATIKYIEQLEDTISVVFECHIYTLRQVYAERLLEQLIDEGLTGDELKTSFNRLMQSKPKLKDEKSNI, via the coding sequence ATGAAGACATTTAAAGCAGTGCGTTTTCAAATTGTAAATGACGAACAAATTACAGAATTCGAATTGTTAGATGGCATTATCATTAATAAAGAAAACAGTGGAACAGGTTGGCTTTTAGAAATCTTAATATCTGATATCCATTATGAACAAATGAAAGAATATCACGATAGTCAAACTTTGCTCGATACTCGTGTAGTTATTACGAGACCTTCCAATGACCCAGCTTTATTCGATGCAACAATCAAATATATTGAACAACTTGAAGATACGATTTCTGTTGTATTTGAATGCCACATTTATACTTTAAGACAAGTATATGCTGAAAGATTATTGGAACAACTTATTGATGAAGGACTTACCGGTGATGAACTTAAAACATCTTTTAATAGATTGATGCAATCTAAACCAAAATTGAAAGACGAGAAAAGCAACATATAA
- a CDS encoding single-stranded DNA-binding protein codes for MLNKSVLVGRLTKDPAYFKKGDIMISTFCLAVERGYKTKDGNIAVDFIVCKAFGKLAYNIHEYTKKGQLVALTGQIQSRAYIKDDKKQYITEIICETIKFLNMPASSKSIIPQSKEEISELISESAESYSNDLSSNFNKEKLRAKNTAKDNNENNINDEIYNQYSNVVKVMKEIEDSSNNENPSSNPKVPTS; via the coding sequence ATGTTAAATAAATCTGTATTAGTAGGACGTTTGACTAAAGATCCTGCATATTTCAAAAAAGGTGATATTATGATTTCAACTTTCTGTTTAGCTGTTGAACGTGGATATAAAACGAAAGATGGTAATATTGCTGTAGATTTTATAGTGTGTAAAGCTTTCGGCAAGCTTGCTTATAACATTCATGAGTATACGAAGAAAGGACAACTTGTTGCATTAACGGGGCAAATACAGTCTCGTGCATATATTAAAGATGACAAGAAACAATATATAACAGAAATCATTTGCGAGACGATTAAATTTTTAAATATGCCTGCATCGAGTAAATCGATTATCCCTCAGTCTAAAGAAGAAATAAGTGAATTAATAAGTGAAAGTGCTGAAAGTTATTCTAACGATCTATCTTCTAATTTTAATAAAGAAAAGTTAAGAGCGAAAAATACTGCTAAAGATAATAACGAAAATAATATTAATGATGAAATATACAACCAATATAGTAATGTTGTAAAAGTCATGAAAGAAATTGAAGATAGTTCAAATAATGAAAATCCATCTTCCAATCCTAAAGTTCCAACCTCATAG
- the thiD gene encoding bifunctional hydroxymethylpyrimidine kinase/phosphomethylpyrimidine kinase produces MKKPNIALTIAGTDPTGGAGIMADLKSFQASGVYGMAVATSIVSQNTLGVQDVYHLPVEVIESQLKSVFDDEAPHAIKTGMIASEDMMNVIKPFIEQSGKPYVIDPVMVAKSGDSLMDDKGKRKLQEILLPKATVVTPNIPEAEDITGFKIQTEEEIKKAGDFFLNEIGSKGVVIKGGHLEGDAIDYLFTNNGMRTWTSERFSTKHTHGTGCTFSAVITAELAKGHAIEEAVEVAKRFITLAIKHTPEIGKGRGPVNHFAYQKIEGLDYE; encoded by the coding sequence ATGAAAAAACCAAACATAGCATTAACAATAGCTGGTACTGATCCAACAGGTGGAGCAGGTATAATGGCTGATTTAAAATCTTTTCAAGCTTCTGGTGTTTATGGTATGGCCGTAGCAACGAGTATAGTTTCCCAAAATACATTAGGGGTTCAAGATGTTTACCATTTACCTGTTGAAGTTATAGAAAGTCAGTTAAAGAGTGTGTTCGATGATGAAGCGCCACACGCTATTAAAACAGGTATGATAGCATCAGAAGATATGATGAACGTCATCAAACCGTTTATAGAACAATCGGGTAAACCATATGTTATTGATCCAGTAATGGTTGCTAAAAGCGGTGATTCATTGATGGATGATAAAGGTAAGCGTAAATTGCAGGAAATATTATTACCTAAAGCTACTGTCGTTACACCAAATATTCCTGAAGCGGAAGACATTACTGGTTTTAAAATTCAAACTGAAGAGGAAATCAAAAAAGCTGGTGACTTTTTCTTAAATGAAATTGGATCTAAAGGAGTCGTCATAAAAGGTGGACATCTAGAAGGTGATGCAATTGATTATTTATTCACAAATAATGGCATGAGAACTTGGACAAGTGAAAGATTTAGTACAAAACATACGCATGGCACAGGATGTACTTTCAGTGCTGTAATAACTGCGGAGTTAGCGAAAGGTCATGCCATAGAAGAAGCGGTGGAAGTAGCAAAGAGATTTATTACTTTAGCAATTAAACACACGCCTGAAATCGGTAAAGGCAGAGGACCAGTAAATCACTTTGCATATCAAAAAATCGAGGGATTAGATTATGAGTAA
- the thiM gene encoding hydroxyethylthiazole kinase gives MSKLKQIRENSPLIVCYTNDVVKNFTANGLISLGVSPAMSEEPDEAEEFSKAAGAFLINIGTITTNKAYDMKEYAAIMHEHGVPVILDPVAVGASLLRKTFCTTLLNDEVVDVIRGNASEILALIEEDTTMKGTDSDGSLDAVKIAKKAHQQLNLPIILTGKVDVIACNNKIIELHNGSEMLTKVTGGGCLLGAVVAAFLSNEKSIKIELLEEALSTYNIASELASQQPGAHLPGTFQIAFIDQLNIITDEQVAEKKNVKEVK, from the coding sequence ATGAGTAAACTAAAACAAATAAGAGAAAACAGTCCATTAATCGTTTGTTATACAAATGATGTAGTTAAGAATTTTACGGCGAATGGATTAATATCGTTAGGTGTTAGTCCTGCTATGAGTGAAGAACCTGATGAAGCAGAAGAATTTTCAAAAGCAGCTGGTGCCTTTTTAATTAATATCGGCACGATTACAACAAATAAAGCATATGATATGAAAGAGTATGCTGCAATTATGCACGAACATGGCGTGCCAGTTATTCTAGATCCAGTAGCAGTAGGTGCATCACTGTTAAGAAAGACTTTCTGTACAACTTTATTAAATGATGAAGTTGTAGATGTCATTCGAGGTAATGCATCTGAAATATTGGCACTTATCGAAGAAGATACGACGATGAAAGGTACTGACAGTGATGGTTCTTTAGACGCTGTTAAAATCGCCAAAAAAGCACATCAACAATTAAATTTACCAATTATTTTAACTGGAAAAGTAGATGTTATTGCCTGTAATAATAAAATTATAGAATTGCATAACGGCAGTGAAATGTTGACTAAAGTGACTGGTGGAGGTTGTTTATTAGGTGCTGTTGTAGCTGCATTTTTATCTAACGAAAAATCTATAAAAATAGAACTTTTAGAAGAAGCTTTATCAACTTATAATATTGCAAGTGAGTTAGCAAGCCAACAGCCTGGCGCTCATTTACCTGGAACATTCCAAATTGCTTTTATAGACCAATTAAATATAATAACAGATGAACAAGTAGCAGAGAAAAAGAATGTGAAAGAAGTGAAATAA
- the thiE gene encoding thiamine phosphate synthase — MFNINTLKVYFIAGSQDVPNGDLYKVVEQALIGGITMFQFREKGKNSKKGLEKEVLAKELFELCKKYEVPFIVNDDVDLAVKLNADGIHVGQDDRNVSEFKNKFKGKIIGLSVANREEYQQSDITEVDYIGTGPIHSTNSKADAGEEGGYDLIKNLREIDNEIPIVAIGGITEVDVAPLVDAGANGVSVISAIARSGNIEQTVKGFHNQYKNL, encoded by the coding sequence ATGTTCAATATAAATACTTTGAAAGTATATTTTATTGCAGGAAGTCAAGATGTGCCTAACGGTGATTTATACAAGGTCGTTGAGCAAGCATTAATAGGTGGCATTACGATGTTTCAGTTTCGTGAAAAAGGAAAAAATAGTAAAAAAGGATTAGAAAAAGAAGTGCTCGCTAAAGAATTATTTGAACTATGTAAAAAGTATGAAGTACCTTTTATAGTAAATGATGATGTAGATTTAGCTGTAAAATTAAATGCTGATGGGATACATGTTGGTCAAGATGATCGCAATGTGTCTGAATTTAAAAATAAATTTAAAGGTAAAATTATCGGTCTAAGTGTCGCTAATAGAGAAGAATATCAGCAATCAGATATTACAGAAGTAGATTACATCGGTACAGGCCCAATACATTCTACAAACTCTAAAGCTGATGCTGGAGAAGAAGGTGGGTATGATTTAATCAAAAATCTTAGGGAAATTGATAATGAAATACCAATTGTCGCTATAGGTGGTATCACAGAAGTAGATGTAGCACCTTTAGTTGATGCTGGTGCAAATGGTGTCAGTGTAATTTCAGCAATTGCAAGAAGTGGAAATATTGAACAAACTGTGAAGGGCTTTCATAATCAATATAAAAATCTTTAA
- the yidC gene encoding membrane protein insertase YidC, with translation MKKKALWPLLFGVMVVLAGCDYSKPENRDGFFYNTFVKPMDSVIHWLGAHLNNDYGLAIIVLTLIVRFALFPFMMKTYKNQKLMREKMKLAKPEMEAIQEKVKRSRTQEEKMEANQEMMALYKKHGINPMNMGCLPIVIQMPIVMGLFYVLKYPTEGGITEYPNFLWFNLTLPDLYVTIIAGIIYALQAFVSMKYANVPDEQKNMMRMMMFISPIMIIYMSYISASALGLYWAVGGAFLVVQTWLGNVFYNKKVEEEMKPIIEAHEKNQKEANKDKKPAKLVSNKKK, from the coding sequence ATGAAGAAAAAAGCTTTGTGGCCATTATTATTTGGTGTAATGGTTGTGCTAGCTGGTTGTGATTATTCTAAACCTGAGAATAGGGATGGGTTCTTTTATAATACATTCGTAAAACCAATGGATAGTGTCATTCATTGGCTTGGTGCTCATTTGAATAATGACTATGGTCTAGCTATTATAGTATTAACATTAATTGTTCGTTTTGCGTTATTCCCATTTATGATGAAGACGTATAAAAATCAAAAATTAATGCGTGAAAAAATGAAACTTGCTAAACCAGAAATGGAAGCAATTCAAGAGAAAGTTAAACGTTCTCGTACGCAAGAAGAAAAAATGGAAGCCAATCAAGAAATGATGGCTTTATACAAGAAACATGGTATTAATCCGATGAATATGGGTTGTTTACCAATTGTCATTCAAATGCCAATCGTTATGGGTCTGTTCTATGTATTAAAATACCCTACAGAAGGTGGGATTACAGAATATCCTAATTTCTTATGGTTTAATTTAACTTTACCAGACCTTTACGTTACAATCATTGCAGGTATTATTTATGCGTTGCAAGCATTTGTATCAATGAAATATGCAAATGTTCCTGATGAACAAAAGAACATGATGAGAATGATGATGTTCATATCTCCAATTATGATCATTTATATGTCATATATCTCAGCTTCAGCTTTAGGTTTATATTGGGCTGTCGGTGGTGCATTCTTAGTTGTTCAAACTTGGTTAGGTAATGTGTTCTACAATAAAAAAGTAGAAGAAGAAATGAAACCAATTATCGAAGCACATGAAAAAAATCAAAAAGAAGCAAACAAAGATAAGAAACCAGCTAAGCTTGTTTCAAACAAAAAGAAATAA
- a CDS encoding HD domain-containing protein: protein MNKEEIIKKAEKYIEQLHQHDTTGHDFNHILRVRHHALDIAQFEEVDVFVVELASLLHDAVDKKLFKDTTTAWEQLNLWMNDVQISSDIQEEITHILKFMSFNGGKNNGKLTSLAGKIVQDADRIDALGAIGIARTFQYAGHFKEPMHISTYKARDLTTLEQHQYHDEPNTAINHFYEKLLLLKDMMNTERGKQIAQERHAYMENFLEQFYKEWDITKKTN, encoded by the coding sequence ATGAATAAAGAAGAAATTATTAAAAAAGCAGAAAAATACATTGAGCAGCTACATCAACACGATACAACTGGACATGACTTTAATCATATATTGAGAGTAAGGCATCACGCGTTAGACATTGCGCAATTTGAAGAGGTAGATGTATTTGTTGTTGAATTAGCGAGTCTTTTACATGATGCTGTAGATAAAAAATTATTCAAAGATACCACTACAGCATGGGAGCAATTAAACCTATGGATGAATGATGTGCAAATAAGTTCAGACATTCAAGAAGAAATTACTCATATTCTGAAATTCATGAGTTTTAATGGTGGTAAAAACAATGGGAAATTAACAAGTTTAGCCGGTAAAATTGTACAAGATGCAGATAGAATTGATGCACTTGGTGCGATTGGTATAGCAAGAACATTTCAATATGCAGGCCACTTTAAAGAACCTATGCATATATCAACTTATAAGGCTAGAGATTTAACTACTTTAGAACAACATCAATATCATGATGAACCGAATACAGCAATTAATCATTTCTATGAAAAATTATTATTATTAAAAGACATGATGAATACTGAAAGAGGTAAACAAATTGCACAAGAACGACATGCATATATGGAAAACTTTTTAGAACAATTTTATAAAGAATGGGATATAACTAAAAAAACAAACTAA
- the cls gene encoding cardiolipin synthase: MNYLSYFSFDFSLIVSVLLITAFVLNVVFGFIIIFLEPREAGAIWAWLLVLLFIPILGFILYLLFGRQIQRKSIFNLDENDKIGLEHIINEQIKAIDENNFEIDKPEISNYKHLIHMLLYNNSAFLTTDNKVEMFTDGHDKFDALIEDIRNAKEYVHIQYYIFKKDNLGKKILNELEKKLQQGIEVKMLYDDMGSRKLNLASFKKFREQGGEVASFFPSKLPLINFRMNNRNHRKIVVIDGKIGYVGGFNVGDEYLGLDKKFGYWRDTHLRLEGDSVNALQLRFMMDWNSQSTRDKMRYESRYFPDVESGGKVGIQIASSGPDEEWEQIKYGYLKMISEAKKRIYIQTPYFIPDLSFLDAIKIASLSGVEVNVMIPNKPDHPFVYWATYANVGELIKAGVNVHIYENGFIHTKMVAIDDEVVSIGTANMDNRSFVLNFEVNAFIYDHEIAKNSRLAYEHDMTHSSLLTVEKYENRSTWIKLKEGIARLLSPIL; the protein is encoded by the coding sequence ATGAACTACTTATCATATTTTTCATTTGATTTTTCACTCATAGTATCAGTGCTACTTATTACGGCTTTTGTTTTAAACGTCGTATTTGGATTCATTATTATCTTTTTAGAACCGAGAGAAGCTGGTGCAATTTGGGCATGGTTATTAGTACTATTATTTATTCCTATATTAGGCTTCATACTTTACCTACTATTTGGAAGACAGATTCAAAGAAAAAGTATTTTTAACTTAGATGAAAATGATAAAATTGGTCTTGAACATATTATTAATGAGCAAATTAAAGCAATAGATGAAAATAATTTTGAAATTGATAAACCTGAAATATCTAATTACAAACATCTTATTCATATGCTTTTATATAATAATTCAGCATTCTTAACAACAGATAACAAAGTTGAAATGTTTACTGATGGTCATGATAAATTTGATGCTCTGATTGAAGATATTCGAAACGCTAAAGAATATGTCCATATTCAATATTATATTTTCAAAAAAGATAACTTAGGCAAGAAAATCTTAAATGAACTTGAAAAGAAATTACAACAAGGTATAGAAGTTAAAATGTTATATGATGATATGGGTTCTCGTAAATTGAATTTAGCATCATTCAAGAAATTCAGAGAACAAGGTGGCGAAGTAGCGAGTTTCTTCCCATCAAAATTACCTTTGATCAACTTTAGAATGAACAACCGAAACCATAGAAAAATTGTTGTGATAGACGGAAAAATTGGCTACGTTGGTGGATTTAATGTGGGCGATGAGTACTTAGGTCTAGATAAAAAGTTTGGATACTGGAGAGATACGCATTTAAGACTAGAAGGAGATTCTGTTAACGCATTGCAATTAAGATTTATGATGGATTGGAACTCTCAATCGACTCGTGATAAAATGCGCTACGAATCTAGATACTTTCCAGATGTGGAATCCGGGGGAAAAGTTGGTATTCAGATTGCTTCAAGTGGGCCTGATGAAGAATGGGAACAGATTAAATACGGTTATTTGAAAATGATTTCCGAAGCAAAAAAACGTATATATATTCAAACGCCATATTTCATACCTGACTTGTCATTTTTAGATGCCATTAAAATAGCTTCCTTATCCGGTGTAGAAGTAAATGTGATGATTCCTAATAAACCTGATCATCCTTTCGTATATTGGGCTACATACGCAAACGTAGGCGAATTAATTAAAGCTGGCGTAAATGTTCACATTTATGAAAACGGCTTTATACACACCAAAATGGTGGCCATAGACGATGAAGTAGTGAGCATTGGTACTGCGAATATGGATAATAGAAGCTTTGTACTAAACTTTGAAGTGAATGCATTCATTTATGATCATGAAATCGCAAAAAATTCACGACTTGCATATGAACACGATATGACGCATTCATCTTTACTTACTGTTGAAAAATATGAAAACAGAAGTACATGGATTAAATTAAAAGAAGGCATCGCTAGATTATTATCACCAATATTATAA
- a CDS encoding copper ion binding protein: MKEQIINVEGMSCAHCKQAVEESVGQLIGVTEVVASPDDNQVRVVYQDPASIDNIENAIFDAGYEVV, translated from the coding sequence ATGAAAGAACAAATTATAAACGTTGAAGGCATGTCATGTGCTCATTGTAAACAAGCAGTAGAAGAATCAGTTGGACAATTAATCGGTGTGACTGAAGTAGTAGCAAGTCCAGATGATAACCAAGTTAGAGTAGTGTATCAGGATCCTGCTAGCATAGATAATATTGAAAATGCAATTTTTGATGCAGGTTATGAAGTCGTATAA
- a CDS encoding Lmo0850 family protein — MKQPKSKVKNAVKLLSSLGVNITETKSRIEIMRSLPNVATNKLK; from the coding sequence ATGAAACAACCTAAATCAAAGGTAAAGAATGCGGTCAAACTTTTATCATCATTAGGTGTTAACATAACTGAAACTAAGTCACGAATAGAAATTATGCGTAGCTTACCTAACGTAGCTACAAATAAACTAAAATAA